A region of Streptomyces sp. R44 DNA encodes the following proteins:
- a CDS encoding DUF3499 domain-containing protein gives MRESRRGPLKSAVPSNVVSPVRRCSRTACGRPAVATLTYVYADSTAVLGPLATYAEPHCYDLCAEHSERLTAPRGWEVVRLSDGSAPTRPSGDDLEALANAVREAARPQERAAEAGGKGGRGGDPMEVGRRGHLRVLRSPDN, from the coding sequence CTGAGGGAGAGTCGTCGCGGCCCGCTCAAGAGTGCGGTACCGTCCAACGTCGTGAGCCCTGTACGTCGCTGTTCGCGCACCGCGTGCGGCCGCCCTGCCGTCGCGACACTGACGTACGTCTATGCCGACTCGACTGCGGTCCTCGGCCCGCTCGCCACCTACGCCGAGCCCCACTGCTACGACCTGTGCGCCGAGCACAGCGAGCGCCTCACCGCCCCGCGCGGCTGGGAGGTGGTGCGGCTCTCCGACGGATCCGCCCCCACCCGCCCCAGCGGCGACGACCTCGAAGCGCTGGCCAACGCGGTACGGGAGGCGGCCCGCCCCCAGGAGCGCGCGGCCGAGGCCGGCGGCAAGGGAGGCCGCGGCGGCGACCCCATGGAGGTCGGTCGCCGCGGGCACCTCAGGGTGCTCCGTTCGCCCGACAACTGA
- the ahcY gene encoding adenosylhomocysteinase — translation MTTAAHQDFKVADLSLAVFGRKEITLAEHEMPGLMSIRREYAETQPLAGARVTGSLHMTVQTAVLIETLVALGAEVRWASCNIFSTQDHAAAAIAVGPNGTPENPQGVPVFAWKGETLEEYWWCTEQALTWPNSPTGGPNMILDDGGDATLLVHKGVEFEKAGSAPDPSTADSEEYGHILRLLNRTLGENPQKWTQLASEIRGVTEETTTGVHRLYEMHQAGSLLFPAINVNDAVTKSKFDNKYGCRHSLIDGINRATDVLIGGKTAVVCGYGDVGKGCAESLRGQGARVIVTEIDPICALQAAMDGYQVTTLDEVVETADIFITTTGNKDIIMAADMAKMKHQAIVGNIGHFDNEIDMAGLAKTPGIVKDEVKPQVHTWTYPDGKVLIVLSEGRLLNLGNATGHPSFVMSNSFADQTLAQIELFTKPQEYPTDVYVLPKHLDEKVARLHLDSLGVKLTTLRPEQAAYIGVEVEGPFKPDHYRY, via the coding sequence ATGACGACTGCCGCCCACCAGGACTTCAAGGTCGCCGACCTCTCCCTGGCCGTCTTCGGCCGCAAGGAGATCACCCTCGCCGAGCACGAGATGCCCGGCCTGATGTCGATCCGCCGCGAGTACGCCGAGACCCAGCCGCTCGCCGGCGCCCGCGTCACCGGCTCGCTGCACATGACCGTGCAGACCGCCGTCCTCATCGAGACCCTGGTCGCCCTCGGCGCCGAGGTCCGCTGGGCCTCCTGCAACATCTTCTCCACCCAGGACCACGCCGCCGCGGCCATCGCCGTCGGCCCGAACGGCACCCCGGAGAACCCCCAGGGCGTCCCGGTCTTCGCCTGGAAGGGCGAGACCCTGGAGGAGTACTGGTGGTGCACCGAGCAGGCCCTCACCTGGCCGAACTCGCCCACCGGCGGCCCGAACATGATCCTCGACGACGGCGGTGACGCCACCCTCCTCGTCCACAAGGGCGTCGAGTTCGAGAAGGCCGGCTCCGCCCCGGACCCGTCCACCGCGGACAGCGAGGAGTACGGCCACATCCTCCGTCTCCTCAACCGCACCCTCGGCGAGAACCCGCAGAAGTGGACCCAGCTGGCGTCCGAGATCCGCGGCGTCACCGAGGAGACCACCACCGGTGTCCACCGCCTGTACGAGATGCACCAGGCCGGCTCCCTCCTCTTCCCGGCGATCAACGTGAACGACGCCGTGACGAAGTCGAAGTTCGACAACAAGTACGGCTGCCGCCACTCCCTCATCGACGGCATCAACCGCGCCACCGACGTCCTCATCGGCGGCAAGACCGCCGTCGTCTGCGGCTACGGCGACGTCGGCAAGGGCTGCGCCGAGTCCCTCCGCGGCCAGGGCGCCCGCGTCATCGTCACCGAGATCGACCCGATCTGCGCCCTCCAGGCGGCGATGGACGGCTACCAGGTCACGACCCTCGACGAGGTCGTCGAGACCGCCGACATCTTCATCACCACCACCGGCAACAAGGACATCATCATGGCCGCCGACATGGCCAAGATGAAGCACCAGGCCATCGTCGGAAACATCGGTCACTTCGACAACGAGATCGACATGGCCGGCCTCGCCAAGACCCCGGGCATCGTCAAGGACGAGGTCAAGCCGCAGGTCCACACCTGGACCTACCCGGACGGCAAGGTCCTCATCGTCCTCTCCGAGGGCCGCCTGCTGAACCTCGGCAACGCGACCGGCCACCCCTCCTTCGTGATGTCGAACTCCTTCGCGGACCAGACCCTGGCCCAGATCGAGCTCTTCACCAAGCCGCAGGAGTACCCGACCGACGTCTACGTGCTGCCGAAGCACCTGGACGAGAAGGTCGCCCGCCTCCACCTGGACTCGCTCGGCGTCAAGCTGACGACCCTCCGCCCGGAGCAGGCCGCCTACATCGGCGTCGAGGTCGAGGGCCCCTTCAAGCCGGACCACTACCGCTACTGA
- a CDS encoding phosphomannomutase/phosphoglucomutase has translation MTADLSQIVKAYDIRGVVPDQWDETLAELFGAAFVRVTDADAIVIGHDMRPSSPGLASAFARGAARLGADVTLIGLCSTDQLYFASGSLGLPGAMFTASHNPAQYNGIKMCRAGAAPVGQDTGLADIRALAEEWSEKGAPEAAAEPGTITERDTLADYAAHLKNLVDLTAIRPLKVVVDAGNGMGGHTVPTVFEGLPLDTVPMYFELDGTFPNHEANPLDPKNIVDLQARVLAEGADLGLAFDGDADRCFVVDERGEPVSPSAITALVAARELAKSPGGTIIHNLITSWSVPEVVREQGGEPVRTRVGHSFIKEEMAKTGAIFGGEHSAHYYFKDFWNADTGMLAALHVLAALGGQKGTLSDLVSAYDRYASSGEINSTVADQAASTAKVKAAYSGQEGVTFDELDGLTVTAADWWFNLRPSNTEPLLRLNVEARDEATMAEIRDAVLALVRATD, from the coding sequence GTGACTGCCGATCTGTCGCAGATCGTGAAGGCGTACGACATCCGCGGAGTCGTACCCGACCAGTGGGACGAGACGCTCGCAGAGCTCTTCGGTGCCGCCTTCGTACGGGTGACGGACGCGGACGCGATCGTCATCGGCCACGACATGCGGCCCTCGTCGCCCGGCCTCGCGTCCGCGTTCGCGCGCGGCGCGGCCCGCCTCGGCGCCGACGTCACGCTCATCGGGCTCTGCTCCACGGACCAGCTGTACTTCGCCTCAGGCAGCCTCGGCCTGCCCGGCGCCATGTTCACGGCCTCGCACAACCCGGCCCAGTACAACGGCATCAAGATGTGCCGCGCCGGCGCGGCCCCCGTGGGCCAGGACACCGGCCTCGCCGACATCCGCGCCCTCGCCGAGGAGTGGTCCGAGAAGGGCGCCCCGGAGGCTGCCGCCGAACCGGGCACGATCACCGAACGCGACACCCTCGCCGACTACGCGGCCCACCTCAAGAACCTGGTCGACCTCACCGCGATCCGCCCCCTCAAGGTGGTCGTGGACGCGGGCAACGGCATGGGCGGCCACACGGTCCCGACGGTCTTCGAAGGCCTGCCCCTGGACACCGTCCCGATGTACTTCGAGCTGGACGGCACCTTCCCGAACCACGAGGCCAACCCGCTCGACCCGAAGAACATCGTCGACCTCCAGGCCCGCGTCCTCGCCGAGGGCGCCGACCTCGGCCTGGCCTTCGACGGCGACGCCGACCGCTGCTTCGTCGTCGACGAGCGCGGCGAGCCGGTCTCCCCGTCCGCGATCACGGCCCTCGTCGCCGCGCGCGAGCTCGCCAAGAGCCCCGGCGGAACGATCATCCACAACCTGATCACCTCCTGGTCGGTGCCGGAGGTCGTCCGCGAGCAGGGCGGCGAGCCGGTCCGCACCCGCGTCGGCCACTCCTTCATCAAGGAGGAGATGGCGAAGACCGGAGCGATCTTCGGCGGCGAGCACTCGGCGCACTACTACTTCAAGGACTTCTGGAACGCGGACACCGGCATGCTCGCCGCGCTCCACGTCCTCGCGGCCCTCGGCGGCCAGAAGGGCACCCTGTCCGACCTGGTCTCCGCCTACGACCGGTACGCCTCCTCGGGCGAGATCAACTCGACGGTCGCGGACCAGGCGGCGAGCACGGCCAAGGTGAAGGCGGCGTACTCCGGCCAGGAGGGCGTCACCTTCGACGAACTGGACGGCCTGACGGTGACGGCGGCGGACTGGTGGTTCAACCTCCGCCCCTCCAACACCGAGCCGCTGCTCCGCCTCAACGTCGAGGCCCGCGACGAGGCCACCATGGCCGAGATCCGCGACGCGGTCCTCGCCCTGGTCCGGGCGACCGACTGA
- a CDS encoding metallopeptidase family protein, translated as MDSPVPPSPSHRPAEPPAEPRVRRRDRHGRGMRGPVAPPQVPLSASRADTFRDLVLDSVERLERRWPQLADVDFLVMEVPPPVPGETVPLGGSVPAEKNEPARVVVYRRPVEIRSKSRDERALLVHEVVVEQVAELLGLSPESVDPRYGQD; from the coding sequence ATGGACAGTCCTGTGCCGCCGAGCCCCTCGCACCGTCCCGCGGAGCCCCCGGCGGAGCCTCGGGTCCGCCGCCGCGACCGGCACGGCCGCGGGATGCGGGGACCTGTCGCGCCGCCGCAGGTGCCGCTCTCCGCGAGCCGGGCCGACACCTTCCGCGATCTCGTCCTCGACTCGGTCGAGCGCCTCGAACGGCGCTGGCCGCAGCTGGCGGACGTCGACTTCCTGGTGATGGAGGTGCCGCCGCCGGTGCCGGGCGAGACGGTGCCGCTGGGGGGCTCGGTGCCGGCCGAGAAGAACGAACCCGCTCGGGTGGTCGTGTATCGGCGGCCGGTCGAGATCCGGTCCAAGAGTCGGGACGAGCGGGCGTTGCTCGTCCACGAGGTCGTGGTGGAGCAGGTTGCCGAGCTTCTGGGGCTCTCGCCCGAGTCCGTGGATCCTCGGTACGGGCAGGACTGA
- a CDS encoding Trm112 family protein → MPLEAGLLEILACPACHAPLNDRTADETPELICTSPDCGLAYPVRDGIPVLLTDEARKPA, encoded by the coding sequence ATGCCGCTCGAAGCCGGCCTCCTGGAGATCCTGGCCTGCCCGGCCTGCCACGCTCCGCTGAACGACCGCACGGCGGACGAGACCCCCGAGCTGATCTGCACGAGCCCCGACTGCGGCCTCGCCTACCCGGTCCGCGACGGCATCCCGGTCCTCCTCACCGACGAAGCCCGCAAGCCGGCGTAA
- a CDS encoding SIS domain-containing protein, producing MLDETLLDTPDDLALADRRGLLRGAAEAGARVRTAARHAAEAGIADLRPEGRPRAVLVAGRGTAAAGVADLIGALAGAAAPVVRLQPTGVAPAAGALRWALPGWAGSVDLLLLPTTDGSEPGLALLAEQAYRRGITVVAVAPKASPLAETVNGSRGLFVPMATAPNETPDEYAESIAASPGALWALFTPLLMLLDRVGLLDAPQEALEKVADRLDRTAERCGPAIATYSNPAKTLAAELADSLPLIWTEGNAAGPAGRRFAAVLAELAGLPALAAELPEALPAHGVLLAGDYAAGADPDDFFRDRVEEQQALRARVVLLRDRPADGLTAAPAARELALGHDTAISELEPEEGDDLETLAELLAVTDFAAVYLNLATPPRTPH from the coding sequence ATGCTCGACGAGACCCTCCTCGACACCCCGGACGACCTCGCCCTGGCCGACCGCCGAGGCCTTCTCCGCGGCGCCGCCGAGGCAGGCGCACGGGTACGGACCGCCGCCCGGCACGCCGCCGAGGCCGGCATCGCGGACCTCCGCCCCGAGGGCCGTCCCCGTGCCGTCCTCGTCGCGGGCCGCGGCACCGCGGCCGCCGGCGTCGCGGACCTGATCGGCGCGCTCGCCGGAGCCGCCGCCCCGGTCGTACGGCTCCAGCCGACCGGCGTCGCCCCCGCGGCGGGCGCCCTGCGCTGGGCCCTGCCGGGCTGGGCGGGCTCGGTGGACCTGCTCCTGCTGCCCACCACCGACGGCTCCGAACCGGGCCTCGCGCTCCTCGCCGAGCAGGCGTACCGCCGCGGGATCACGGTCGTCGCCGTCGCCCCGAAGGCCTCCCCGCTCGCCGAGACGGTGAACGGCTCGCGCGGCCTGTTCGTCCCGATGGCGACCGCCCCGAACGAGACACCCGACGAGTACGCCGAGAGCATCGCAGCCAGCCCGGGCGCCCTGTGGGCACTGTTCACCCCGCTGCTCATGCTCCTGGACCGCGTCGGCCTGCTCGACGCGCCCCAGGAGGCCCTGGAGAAGGTCGCCGACCGCCTGGACCGCACGGCGGAACGCTGCGGCCCGGCCATCGCCACGTACAGCAACCCGGCGAAGACGCTCGCCGCCGAGCTCGCGGACTCGCTCCCGCTGATCTGGACCGAGGGCAACGCCGCCGGCCCGGCCGGCCGCCGCTTCGCCGCCGTCCTCGCCGAACTCGCCGGCCTGCCCGCGCTCGCCGCCGAACTCCCCGAGGCCCTGCCGGCGCACGGGGTCCTCCTCGCGGGCGACTACGCGGCCGGCGCCGACCCGGACGACTTCTTCCGCGACCGCGTGGAGGAGCAGCAGGCGCTCCGCGCGCGCGTGGTGCTGCTCCGCGACCGCCCGGCGGACGGCCTGACCGCGGCCCCGGCCGCCCGCGAACTGGCCCTCGGCCACGACACGGCGATCAGCGAACTGGAACCGGAGGAGGGCGACGACCTGGAGACACTCGCCGAACTCCTCGCGGTGACCGACTTCGCGGCGGTCTACCTCAACCTGGCCACCCCACCCCGCACCCCGCACTAG
- the manA gene encoding mannose-6-phosphate isomerase, class I gives MERLVNTVRPYAWGSTTAIPELLGTAPTGEPQAEMWMGAHPGAPSRTDRGALNELIASDPVRELGERAVEKFGPRLPFLLKLLAAGAPLSLQVHPDLEQAKAGYAAEEAAGIPIDAPHRTYKDPNHKPELICALTPFDGLCGFRAPVEAADLIAALGVDSLKPYVDLLHAHPEEAALREVLTALLTADREEMAHTVAEAAAAADRLGGDHAPFATLAHHFPGDPGVIAGMLLNRVRLQPGEALYLGAGVPHAYIEGLGVEIMANSDNVLRCGLTPKHVDVPELLRVVRFEPNEPAVLRPEASPSGEEVYETPIDEFRLSRFVRPEGAAPTDVTAATPQILLAVAGSPRAGGVALGPGESVFVPAGEPTELSGVGTVFRATVVA, from the coding sequence ATGGAACGCCTCGTCAACACCGTCCGCCCCTACGCCTGGGGATCCACGACGGCCATCCCGGAACTGCTCGGAACCGCCCCCACCGGCGAGCCCCAGGCCGAGATGTGGATGGGCGCCCACCCCGGTGCCCCCTCCCGCACCGACCGCGGCGCGCTGAACGAGCTCATCGCATCCGACCCCGTACGCGAACTGGGGGAGCGGGCCGTCGAGAAGTTCGGGCCGCGGCTCCCGTTCCTCCTCAAGCTGCTCGCCGCGGGCGCCCCGCTCTCCCTCCAGGTCCACCCCGACCTGGAGCAGGCCAAGGCCGGGTACGCCGCGGAGGAGGCCGCCGGCATCCCGATCGACGCCCCCCACCGCACGTACAAGGACCCCAACCACAAGCCCGAGCTGATCTGCGCCCTCACCCCCTTCGACGGCCTGTGCGGCTTCCGCGCCCCCGTCGAGGCCGCCGACCTGATCGCCGCGCTGGGCGTCGACTCCCTCAAGCCGTACGTGGACCTCCTCCACGCCCACCCCGAAGAGGCCGCGCTCCGCGAGGTCCTGACGGCCCTGCTCACCGCCGACCGCGAGGAGATGGCGCACACCGTCGCCGAGGCCGCCGCCGCCGCCGACCGGCTCGGCGGGGACCACGCCCCGTTCGCGACCCTCGCCCACCACTTCCCCGGCGACCCCGGCGTGATCGCCGGCATGCTCCTCAACCGCGTCCGGCTCCAGCCCGGCGAGGCCCTCTACCTCGGCGCGGGCGTCCCGCACGCCTACATCGAAGGCCTCGGCGTCGAGATCATGGCCAACTCCGACAACGTGCTGCGCTGCGGCCTCACGCCCAAGCATGTCGACGTCCCCGAACTCCTCCGCGTCGTCCGCTTCGAACCGAACGAGCCGGCCGTCCTCCGCCCCGAGGCCTCCCCCTCCGGCGAGGAGGTCTACGAGACCCCGATCGACGAGTTCCGCCTCTCCCGGTTCGTCCGCCCGGAAGGCGCCGCGCCCACCGACGTCACCGCCGCCACCCCGCAGATCCTGCTCGCCGTCGCGGGCAGCCCGCGGGCGGGCGGGGTCGCCCTCGGCCCCGGCGAGTCCGTCTTCGTACCGGCGGGCGAGCCCACCGAACTGTCGGGGGTGGGTACGGTCTTCCGCGCGACCGTCGTGGCCTGA
- a CDS encoding cation diffusion facilitator family transporter: protein MSASGGTKAIVAALAANLAIAVAKFVAFLFSGSSSMLAEAVHSLADSGNQGLLLLGGKKAQREATPQHPFGYGRERYIYAFLVSIVLFSVGGMFAIYEGYEKIKHPHPIEAWYWPVGVLVFAIIAESFSFRTAIKESNEIRGGLSWKEFVRRAKAPELPVVLLEDLGALVGLVLALGGVGLALATDNGVWDGIGTVCIGVLLVLIAIVLAAETKSLLLGEAAGADEVKKIEAAVVDGETVTRLIHMRTLHLGPEELLVAAKVAVQHDDTATEVANAINAAEERIRAAVPIARVIYLEPDIYSESAASAGKNPAKTPGGPGSAPGH from the coding sequence ATGAGCGCGTCAGGCGGAACCAAGGCGATCGTGGCGGCACTCGCCGCCAACCTCGCGATCGCCGTAGCCAAGTTCGTGGCGTTCCTCTTCAGCGGTTCGTCGTCGATGCTCGCCGAGGCCGTCCACTCGCTCGCCGACTCCGGCAACCAGGGCCTGCTGCTCCTCGGCGGCAAGAAGGCCCAGCGCGAGGCCACGCCGCAGCACCCCTTCGGCTACGGCCGCGAGCGGTACATCTACGCCTTCCTCGTCTCCATCGTGCTCTTCTCCGTCGGCGGCATGTTCGCCATCTACGAGGGCTACGAGAAGATCAAGCACCCGCACCCCATCGAGGCCTGGTACTGGCCGGTCGGCGTCCTGGTGTTCGCGATCATCGCCGAGAGCTTCTCCTTCCGGACGGCCATCAAGGAGTCCAACGAGATCCGCGGCGGCCTCTCCTGGAAGGAGTTCGTCCGCCGCGCCAAGGCCCCCGAGCTCCCCGTCGTCCTCCTGGAGGACCTCGGCGCCCTCGTCGGCCTCGTCCTCGCCCTCGGCGGCGTCGGCCTCGCCCTGGCGACCGACAACGGCGTCTGGGACGGCATCGGCACCGTCTGCATCGGTGTCCTCCTCGTCCTCATCGCGATCGTCCTCGCCGCCGAGACCAAGTCGCTGCTCCTCGGCGAGGCCGCCGGCGCCGACGAGGTGAAGAAGATCGAGGCGGCCGTCGTCGACGGCGAGACCGTCACCCGCCTCATCCACATGCGCACCCTCCACCTCGGCCCCGAGGAACTCCTCGTCGCCGCCAAGGTCGCCGTTCAGCACGACGACACGGCCACCGAGGTCGCGAACGCCATCAACGCCGCCGAGGAGCGCATCCGCGCCGCCGTCCCGATCGCCCGGGTCATCTACCTGGAGCCCGACATCTACAGCGAGTCGGCCGCCTCGGCGGGCAAGAACCCGGCCAAGACCCCGGGCGGCCCCGGCTCCGCCCCCGGCCACTGA
- a CDS encoding DUF5719 family protein: MKRTNLSLIVGATALAAVTGFAALTAPDGTAAAEAKPTTRLPVERAGLVCPVPSTSEVAETRYTSYTPTGTGSAPAGSGKAEPPTAVLRPAASGSVAGGTGTTGKKPTAPKAPATVTAPGKPVTAQAEGGSVPALTGAATGTLAPGWTVQQTTVVPAGGARGLLGLGCGAPDTDFWFPASSTDKDRQDYVHLTNPDDTAAVADIELYGPEGVLKSQFTEGIPVPARSTVPVLLSTLTNEAGRKDLTVHVTTRSGRVGAAVAAADDKLGSDWIAPAADPASSAVLPGIPADATAVRLVAFAPGDDDADLKVQLVTASGTIVPAGADSLHVKSGMTAAVDLPNLTRGAVGSLLLTPSDPKKPTPVVAALQVVRGKGANTEIAFIPATAAVSARATVADNRAKASTLSLTAPGADAQVKVTASAGSEGGTPVSKTVTVKAGTTTVLTDLVPEGLKGSYALTVEPVSGGKVHAARTLALPEDGIPMFTVQTFVDDRGTVEVPSAHQDLGVLD; encoded by the coding sequence GTGAAGCGCACCAACCTCTCCCTGATCGTGGGCGCCACGGCCCTCGCCGCCGTCACCGGCTTCGCGGCCCTCACCGCCCCGGACGGCACCGCCGCCGCCGAGGCGAAGCCCACCACCCGCCTGCCGGTGGAGCGCGCGGGCCTCGTCTGCCCGGTGCCCAGCACCTCCGAGGTGGCCGAGACCCGCTACACCTCGTACACCCCGACGGGTACGGGCTCCGCTCCCGCGGGCTCCGGCAAGGCCGAGCCGCCCACGGCGGTGCTGCGGCCCGCCGCGAGCGGTTCCGTGGCGGGCGGCACCGGCACCACCGGCAAGAAGCCCACGGCCCCGAAGGCCCCGGCCACGGTCACCGCCCCCGGCAAGCCCGTCACCGCCCAGGCGGAGGGCGGCTCCGTGCCCGCCCTCACCGGCGCGGCGACCGGCACCCTGGCCCCCGGCTGGACCGTCCAGCAGACCACCGTCGTCCCGGCGGGCGGCGCGCGCGGCCTCCTCGGCCTCGGCTGCGGCGCCCCCGACACCGACTTCTGGTTCCCGGCGTCCTCCACCGACAAGGACCGCCAGGACTACGTCCACCTCACCAACCCGGACGACACGGCCGCCGTCGCCGACATCGAGCTGTACGGCCCCGAGGGCGTCCTCAAGTCCCAGTTCACCGAGGGCATCCCGGTCCCCGCCCGCTCCACCGTCCCGGTGCTCCTGTCCACCCTCACGAACGAGGCCGGCCGGAAGGACCTCACCGTCCACGTCACCACCCGCAGCGGCCGCGTCGGCGCCGCCGTGGCCGCCGCCGACGACAAGCTCGGCAGCGACTGGATCGCCCCGGCCGCCGACCCGGCGAGCAGCGCCGTGCTCCCCGGCATCCCGGCCGACGCCACCGCGGTGCGGCTCGTCGCCTTCGCCCCCGGCGACGACGACGCCGACCTCAAGGTCCAGCTGGTCACCGCGAGCGGCACGATCGTCCCGGCCGGCGCCGACTCCCTCCACGTGAAGTCGGGGATGACGGCCGCCGTCGACCTGCCGAACCTCACCCGGGGCGCGGTGGGCTCCCTGCTGCTGACGCCGAGCGACCCGAAGAAGCCGACGCCGGTGGTGGCGGCCCTCCAGGTCGTGCGGGGCAAGGGAGCGAACACCGAGATCGCGTTCATCCCGGCGACCGCGGCCGTCTCCGCGCGGGCGACGGTCGCCGACAACCGCGCGAAGGCCTCGACGCTGTCCCTGACGGCCCCCGGCGCGGACGCCCAGGTCAAGGTCACCGCCTCGGCCGGCTCCGAGGGCGGCACGCCGGTGTCGAAGACCGTCACGGTGAAGGCGGGCACGACGACGGTCCTGACCGACCTCGTCCCGGAGGGCCTCAAGGGCTCCTACGCGCTGACGGTCGAACCGGTCTCGGGCGGCAAGGTCCACGCGGCCCGGACGCTCGCCCTACCGGAGGACGGCATCCCGATGTTCACGGTCCAGACCTTCGTGGACGACCGAGGCACGGTAGAGGTCCCCTCGGCCCACCAGGACCTGGGGGTCCTGGACTGA